The region ATGGATCTTGTGTTCGTCAGGATCCTTATTCCTCCAGCAGAAGGACAAGCAGCAACACCATCAAGGTGCGCCAACCctgtgttttgattttcggtttgTGTTTTTTTTCGTCCTTGGCCGAAATGGCTGAATTTCGGGAATTTTAAATTTTTCGGCAAAATCTCGGACGAAATTTCAAAATCAAAATTTGAAAATTTGGCCAAAATTTGGCCGAAATttggccgaaattcggccgaaattCAAACAAGATTTGAAATAAAACAGGCCACAAATATAGCAGCGCAACAACCATCAGGTTTGATCATGTAAATTTCAGCAAATAAGCTCTAGGGATTAATAAAACTGCATCTGTCCAACATAACAGGCACACATTAGTTATAAAGTGGCCTCCAACATAACCCTTAACAGTCCAACATCAGTTCAACCATCACAGCATAGTTCAGAGTTTAAATAGTCCGGTACAGCCAACAGACTTAAAGTATTACACAGAAACAACAGCTCCAAAAGGCAACTATCAAAGTATGACATTGAAACAGCAGCTCCAAGCTTGCCTACATCCaaaagcttcttgatatccttagtTATTCTTCAAGTGCCATTTATGGTTTAGAGAAAACAGAGGAAGGGTCAGGATGGAGGTAGTTCTGCATCGGAATTATCTTCTGCCACTTTGTGCATTAAAAATAAAATGGACTAACAGGACAAGTGGCTAGTAGAACAATAGTCAAATTTATGCATGCTCATGAATCAAATAACAAATCTACTACAGCAATATAGTTTTTTATTCACCAAAAAGCTTCAGGAGCAAAGGTTAAATGCCTCCATATACTAGAATGATGAATTCTAGTTTACAGTTTTTACTCGAGCACAACAAAACTCTAAGGATACAAAGAAAACAACATAGACACAAACAGCCCACTATTGGCTTGGACTAGCCATTTGTCAATTGTCATACAAAAGGAAAATCAGGATGGATGTAGTTCAACATCAGAATTTTCTTCTTCCACTTTGTGCATAATGAAATAAAATGGACTAACATGGAGGTGTCTAGTGCAACAATAGTCAAGTGGTAACATTTCAGGATAACATAAATACATTGCTTAACATGACAACGAAGGCTAGGCATGGATAGAAAGTGTATACATCTAAGAAACTAGCAGCTCCAAGTAACTAAAATTTTCTAAGCAATTATCATGAATCACAAAACACTAGAAAGAAGAGACTTGCCAACAGATTTCTAAGCAACAGGGTATAGGCTGTTGATGCCCTTGGTCTTCTTCTTGACAAGCCGTACAGATCTACGGGTCTCCAAATTGCCATCTCTTGGAGGTGCGTCCTTTTCCACTTGAATTTGTGTCTCTTTTTCCACTTGCATTTGCGCCTCTTGCTGATCATGCATGGATGGAGCATCTTCCCCATCCTCACTCACCCCATCATTATCCTCACTCTCACTATCAACAAATACATTCTCTTCAAAATCACATGACAAAAGAACAACGGTCAGTTATGAAGAGTAGGTAACTAGAGAAGCAACCCTTGCTTACTTGGGTGTCCTCACATGAATGAGGAACAAAAACAGTACAGCTTAATGCTCTAGTTTAGATACTAAGGAATAAGTAATTTAAATACAACCTGATGCTCTAGTTTGCCAAAAAGACAAGTCAAAAATAATAATCTATTCTTGAGAAAGATACTGCGAAGCTTAGTTCTAGAACCACCACTTAATGGTACCGCTGAACATTGAAATTAACCATCGGTCAACATCTACTTAGTTAAATACACAACACAACTGAATTATTATTGGACGTACTGTAGATCTAAATAAATGATCAATTCAAACATGAGATGCTTCTGCAAACATACAAGCGAGTGGTTGGAGGTGATGAAAAAAACTTCACACAAGCATCATCTCAACAGCTCAAAAACAAGCACACACCCCAGATCTATGGAACGATTATATATTTTAGGATGTTCAAAATAACGTTTGTAACCCACTTTTTTGTTGGACCAAAATAAATAGTACCAGATCGTGAGCATCCTTAGTGAATACCAGATGCATGTGTGTTTCAGATTGTATACCAAACCAAAACATTGTGAGACTCCTTGGTGACTACCAGATGCATGTATATTTCAGATTAATAATCTCACTGTTGTACGTTCAACTCATCAAGACTCACTTTTTCTTAACCCCGTATGATATATGCATTTGCCGAGCCATTTACCAGGGACCTCTCCTAAATCTAAAGCAGCACAAGCAGACACAGATTATAACCAAGAAACAAAGCAACATCGATCTGAAATTGCTCAAGAACTGAAACTGCATACACGTACTGAAACTGCATCAAGAACATTTGTACCTTTCCAGTCAAGCGGACGCCCTCCATGCTGCTGCCGCTGCCCCGTGCTACTGCCTCCGTTGAACTGGTCGGCTCGCGCTCCATCAGCTCCGTTGCCGCAGCCGCCGAGCACCATGCTGCAGTCTTGGAGAAGGGCCGCAGCCGCCGAGCTCCGTTGCCGCAGTCTTCGACAGGAAGTGGATGGGGTGGAGGCGAGGAGATGTGGAGGAGGGCCGGAGAAGTGAGCGCCTTGGCCGGAGATGTCGAGGAGGGCGAGGAGATGTGGCCTGTGCGCAGCGGCGGCGCCGCACACAGGAGGACGGACATGGAAAGAGCGATTTAGGGTTAGGTAGCGTGGGTTCGTGGTTTTGTCTCAGCGGAAGCCTAACTGGAAGGCTCTCGAAGCTGGGCCGGGCAAAAAAAATTTAAACTGGGCCAAATTATTCGGCCGATAGGCCCATATATCGGGCCCTAGCGAGAcggccgaaattcggccgaaattCATTTTTTTCGGCCGAAAATCAAAACGCAGCGCCAACCCCATTTCTCTCGAGTTCCTCTTCTTGCTCTTCTCTCCCTCTCTGACCCTCGCCTCGTCTCATCTCTGTAGGTAGGTATTGTAGGTAGGTGCCATGGAGTATAGCTTCCTCTGCCCACCTAGGACGCCGCTCCTGTgctggtcaaggtccttcttcctcCGGTCGCAGTCCCAGGACAAGCAGCAGCAACAGCGCCAGCATCAAGGTCcgcccacctctctctctctctctctctccctctctctctctccctctctctctttgctttctctctctctctctctctctctctctctctctctctctctcgatttcatcttctTCCATCCCCTTCCCTCCCGGACGCATGCTTTTCTTCTCTGATGGGTTGGTCGCAGGACCCgacggaggaggagaagaaggccccTTCTCTTCATCAGTACCGAGGACGACCCAGCCAACCAATCAAGCAAACCAAAGGTACCATCTTCTCTTCATCCCCAAACCCCCCACCAAATCCATCATCTCCCTACCCATCCTGGGAGTGGGAGGACACTACATCTGTTTGTTGCtgatatgacgatgatgatgacgctTTCTCTTGTCATGTGCATGTAGGATCTGCAGAAATTAGTTTGATCCTTGATCTAATTTGAAGCACTACCAACGCTATATTGAATCTGCTCTCTTTTTCAGGGATTGTTTATTGGAAGAGCAACCTTCCTTCTCAATCAATTTGTCCCTACCAACTGAGAATAAGCACCAACTATTTATTGGGATACTCATCTTTAATGCAGGTACATAGAAAGCCCTGATTTATTATATACCTATGTCCGTACCTTACCGTATTAGTTCAACATGAAACAAAAATTGTTCATGCACAATCATTTTTCTCTGATGGGCTGGGTTGGTCGCAGTCGCAGGACCCGACGGAGCAGGAGGAGCAGAAGGACACCCCACAACCTCTTATCTTCATCAACACCAAGGACGACCCCAGACAGCCCAATCAAGCAAACAAAGGTACCCTCTTCTCTTTATCCCCAATCCACACCAAATCTATCATCTTCTGTTGTTGATACAGAGGATGCTTTCTCTGTAAATCACTCCCTAGTATGATGCTTTCTCTGTACGTACATCTGTATGTTGTTGATACAGTAGAATGATGCTTTCTTTCTCTTGTCAATGTGCTAGTATCAGCACGCTAATAcatcctcttttttttcctttcttgcTTTCTCTCTTTCCGATTTAAACGTGGTGGGCACATCCTCTAGTAGGAAGCTGTTTTTTTCTCTTTGCTTCATCTCACAACCACTTATACTTCTcggattcttctcttctcttctcttcagagGATAGGAGAGGATACGATGCTAACTCTTGAGTCAAAACAAGACAAGTTTTGCAGCGTCCAAGTAGCAAATTCCAACATCCACTTAGCCACACAAAAATATTGTGTGTCTATAGCTGAGATAACAGTGGAGCAATTCAAAGGATTTATAATTAACCTATGCAATGTATGCACGATGTAGTTGATGTAGTTTCAAGCAACAAGCATGGATAACTTTCTTCTCTGTGTCATGTCACTTGCCTGATAATTCTCTTTGTAATGTCACGTATATACCTGATAAAGCATGTTTGCTTTTGGCTTCTCTATCATTGATATCTTCAATGATGCAATCCGAATTATGCAGAGATAACTCCAGTCCTCACTGTAATGTTAGGCCTTTGGCTTCAAACTGATTACTTTAGTTCTATTAAACCAAGGCACAGTAGGAAACCACACTCTTTAGTTTCGAAATTGCATACTGAATTCGGATCACGTCGATTTTATTTTACCAGTTTGGTTACATTCCGCTTTTATTTCCCCTTTCTCTTTCTATCTTTCAGATTTGAACATGCTCAGATACTTGAGCCAGAAGGTAGCTTTTATTAATTAATTTGATTGAAATTTCTCTTCTTCGGTTTATAAGAACCATGAACCTTCTTTGTTTACCTGATGATAAGTGCGCTGGAACACAATGTTATTCAGCGGCCGTCGTATGCTGCGACCAACCGAGTAATTTTTACCAGGAGACTGTTCGCGGTTGCGTTCTTCAGGTGTGGAGATTTCAGTTCTTGGTATTGGTGTACGCTTCCAGCAAAATCTGTGAATAATCCGTCAACCCCCATTGTATTTATTCAGAAATTGTACTCGGCATAGGGATCCTGATGAAAGTTGAAGTGCAGAAACTGGTTCTCGTTCCTCTATGTGTAAGGGGTGTACCTGCAGAAACAATGGAATGCAGTTTAACATGATGCATCAAGATGCAAGCTACATGCCATCAAATGTTGTTGACATGTATTAGGGTAACAATTTGGTCCTTAGGGATCATTTATAGCGGTCTTATAAACTAATGATAGTTAAATCTGAGCTTATGAAAATATATTGCGGTGGTTAGTTGGACAGAACTTTAAATGAAAGCATTGACCAAGCAGGACACAGCTGACAGTTCCTGATGCCGTGGGCAGTCATATCATGTGTTTTCTTCCAATGATTTCAGTAAAAATTGGCCAAATCCTAATGAGATTAAATATACTCCttccattcacaaatataagatgttctatctTTTTTGTGAACGGAAGGGACATTTCATTGGTTCTTCTGGTGATTCATATATTCAAAGTGACCAAACGATACTTAAATAAAACAAACGCTGAAGGTGGTCTGAACTTACGTCGGCCTAACATGAATTACGTTTTGAGCATGCATGTAAATAGTAGCTCTAGACAATTGTAAGGAATACAAACAAATATCACACCTGGAGATTATGAGCATGCGTCCCTGCAACAAGATCACTTGGTTCCAGCAAATAGTTTTTTGCAACTGGAACAATTAATAGTATCTTTCCATGGGCTGAGGCcaacaacatactccctccgtcccataatataagaaagtttttgacactagtgtagtgtataaaacgttcttatattttggggaaGAGGAAGTAGTTACTAATATATGCAAGATAGTCATCTGAAGTGTGACTGTTGTTCTGTTTAAGAACATTCTGTTTTTATGTGTTATAAGTTGCACACTGAATCCTCCTGCTACCTTACTGACGTTGACAAGTGCTCTTGTGCAGTCCATATGCTAGCTCTAGCCGCCACCGCGGACGCCGGCTCCTCAAGGAGATCTTCCTCGACCTCATTGGCAAGGTGACGCCTCCTGGCCATGGCTGGTGGCTGAGGTGTCGTCTCCACCGCGAGGGCGGTGCTTGGTATGAGTCCCTCCTCCCGTTctctccttctttcttcttcttcttctctctctccctgACCCTCGCCTCGTCTCGTCTCGTCTGTGTAGGTAGGCGCCATGGAGCGGAGCTTCCTCTGCCCGCCCAAGACGCCATGGATCTTGTGCTCCTCAAGCTCCTTCTTCCTCCACCACAAGgacaagcagtagcagcagcatcaaggtccgccccctctctctttctctcgattTCCTCTTCTCCCCTTCCCTCCCCTTCCATTCCATGAAGCATGCTTCTCTTCTCTAATAGGTTGGGTTGCTCGCAGGAaccgacggaggaggaggaggaccacctACGCCCCCTTGATGGCCAACCGCCACGACCTCATCTCTTCTCTTGTCTTCATCAACACCAAGGACAACCCAACAACCCCcatcaagcaagcaagcaaagctACCATCTTCAATCTCCATCACCAATCCCCACCAAAACCTCAGAGTCAGAGCTGCAGCATTCGGAATTAGGATGACCATCACGGTACATCTATTGTTGATACTAGTATGATGCTTTCTCTGTCTTGTCATGCGCTACTAGTATGATGATGACTTGTTCTTCTTCCCTGTGTAGTGTAGTGCACCTTGTTGCAGATTCAGCACGCCATCAGATGGAACCATCAAGGGAGCTTCTTTGACCTCAATTGGTTCTTGGTAAATGACGTGCTAACTGTTAATGGTTGCTGTCAAACGACCTGGTTTTTGACTAATGCTTCATTAGGTAGCAGCTAGCTATGTACCTGGTTTATAACATAATACTATTAGGTTGTTGGTGCAGCAGAAATCTGCACGGACATGTACCTCTCATCAAGTTTCAATCTCTACTCTCATTGTTTCCATATAAAATGCCTACTGAAGGTTGGGGTCGCTGCACTTTTGAGATTGAGGAAGTCATGAAAGATGCCTAGGTATTGACGGCATGACTTGAAACACACAATTTTTTTTTGCATTGATGAGACACGTAATGCGCCAAAACTGAAGTTTGGTTGGTTTTGAAAGTCCAATTATTGGGTTACTGACCAAAATACTCAGATCTCAGGAGCATGTAGGATATGCAGAAATTATTTCTTGTCACGTGCATTTGAATTTAGGACAGAACATCTGTTGTATCAGATACGGTGATGCTTTCTTTGTCTTGTCATGATCTAGTAGTATGAAGCTGACTTGTTCTTCTTCCCTGTGTAGTGCAGTGAACTATGCTGCAGTTGGAGCACGCCATCGACACCatcaagggcttcttcaacctgaaGGTGATGTGTCGGGAGAGGAAGGTTGCCTGCTCGCTCGATGGCGCGGTTCTGCTCCGCTGATTGTTTCATCAGAGGACGCGATGGATGATGAGAAAGATTCTCCCGCCAGTCTTCTCTTCATCAACACCAGGAGCAACCATGAGCAGCACTCAAGCACAgagtaaattgcacaaaaccaTCACTTTGAAGGTTAGGTTTGCGAAAAAcactacaatacattttttttgcagaaaacaccgtgtctacggtaatctttttgcaaataacactgatCGGCGGATTAGGCTCGTTTGAGCACGTTTATGACAGGTGGGTCACATTTTTTGCTTACGTGGCATCACATTTCATGCCAATGGGTTTTAATCTAAATTCAGAAAGTAGTCCCTAGAAATTTATGTATACACCCCTGAATCAAAATGCAAAATCACAATCAGCCCCCCACGTGCATAAAACCAGTAGCACGGCGGCCATGGGCTCTCGTCGCTGGCTGGGGCGGCGCCCATGGAGGCTTGGGGCGGCTCATGGACCTCCCGGCGGCGAGGTCTAGCACCTCCTCTTCTCTCTAATTGGTGCTGGGGCGAGCTCGATTTGGATGGATTGGGGCGAGCCTGGTTTGGATCTCGGGGCGACCAGGATGGCTCCAGCATGTGCACGTTGCCCCACTGTCGCCGTAGTCGGGGCGCCCGCCGAAGGGCCGCGTGGGCAGCCGGGGAACCAGGTCGGCAGCCGGGGAACCAGGTCGCGGTCAAAGGTGCCGTCATGGGGCACATCGAGGTGTTGTCGCCGTCGTCGGGGCGCCCGCGAagggccacgctggcggccaagGAACCAGGTATGGCTGGTGCTGCCGCCGCCGAAGGGCCTTGGGCACCGGCTGCAGggctgcgccttgccctccggctgcAGGTTGAGGCTCCGGGTGCGCCTTGCGCTCCGGCTGCAGGTCGAATTGGATGTCACCGGATCTGTCGTGGGGTGCGGAGGTGGAAGCAGATGTCGCCGGATCCGGTGTGGGGTGCGGCGGTGGAGCCGGTGAACCTGTGGTGGCGCGGCGGGATCCCGGGCCGCGTTGGTGGGCGGCAGGGAGtgccggcggcaggcggcggcggttcaatttttacagagaggggagagagatgGAGAAGAAGAGAGGGGTGCATGTGTAAAATTCACGCCATGTAGGCAAAAAATggagcccacctgtcataaactcaCTTAACTGAGCCTGATCCGCCGatcagtgttttttgcaaaaagattaccgTAGATGTggtgttttttgaaaaaaaaatgtattgtagtgtttttcgcaaacctaaccttcaaagtggtggttttgtgcaatttactcCTCAAGCACAGGTACCCTCCTCATCCCCACTAAATCGGTTGTCTTGTTAACCTGGG is a window of Triticum dicoccoides isolate Atlit2015 ecotype Zavitan chromosome 2B, WEW_v2.0, whole genome shotgun sequence DNA encoding:
- the LOC119366910 gene encoding uncharacterized protein LOC119366910; the encoded protein is MVLGGCGNGADGARADQFNGGSSTGQRQQHGGRPLDWKENVFVDSESEDNDGVSEDGEDAPSMHDQQEAQMQVEKETQIQVEKDAPPRDGNLETRRSVRLVKKKTKGINSLYPVA